The segment GCTTTATTGTGCATTTGGGTTATTGTGTATGATGCATAGCTTTACATTTGCCCATGTACTGATATGTCAGTGTCACGCTCATTAATGTGTTTatagaaaaatgtgtttatctctatatttaaaaaaatactatttacagAATATGCTTTGGTATAGTCCACCTTGGAAATGTGTTGCAGTATACTTACaccaatgtttaaagggataggaaagtcaaaattaaacatgcatgattcagatagagcatgtcatttttaagacacttttattttcaaatatgcttctttctcttggtatcccttgttaaaaaaagaatacacacataacctgcactagtgggagctagctgctgattcgtgtctgcactcatttgtctcttgtaattggctaactaacTGCCAGTGTTCTTTCAGGAAAGAatcacaagagaattaagcaaatttgataatagaagtaaattggaaagttgattaaaattaatttttatccgaatcacaaaataatattttggggtttcctgtccctttaacttgtttaactaaagaagaaacaaaattatagaaaagtaACTTTCATTTCAAGTTTGCATCTTCATCCCAAGTCTAGTGATTCAACAGACAAATAAGAAACCATAAtctctagtgtgtgtgtatatatatgtgtgtatgtatgtatgtgtgtatgtatgtatgtgtatatatgtgtgtgtatgtgtgtatatatatatatgtgtgtgtgtgtgtgtatgtatgtgtgtatatatgtgtgtgtatgtctgtgtgtgtatgtctgtgtgtgtatgtgtgtatgtatgtatgtatgtgtgtatatatatatatatgtgtgtgtgtgtatgtatgtatgtgtgtatatatgtgtgtgtatgtatgtatgtgtgtatatatgtgtgtgtgtgtatgtatgtatgtgtgtatatatatatgtgtgtgtatgtatgtatgtgtgtgtatatatgtgtatgtatgtgtgtatgtatatatgtgtgtgtgtgtatgtatgtgtgtatgtatgtgtgtgtatatgtatgtgtgtgtatatatatatgtgtgtgtatgtatgtgtgtatatatgtgtatatatgtgtgtgtatgtatgtgtgtatatatgtgtgtgtatgtatatatgtgtatgtatgtgtgtgtgtatatatgtgtgtgtatgtatgtgtgtgtgtgtgtgtgtatgtatgtgtgtatatatatgtgtgtgtgtgtgtgtgtatatatatatatatatatatatatatattattagaaatCTCATACAAAATGACTGCCCTGTGCATAATTTGTACATAATTACAGCTGACCTCTCGTCACCCACTCTCTGTCTATGATACTCCAATGCTCAGCTTCAAAcagcaatatatttatttttcattgaaAGTGTCATCAACTTGGGCATATTTTATTTCTGAGGCAGCAGTTGTAAACTTACAGACTTCATCAGTGAATTCACTAGTCCATTATGAAATCAGCTGACAATTTGTTTGGGCGTGCATTTACTTCATGttgttctaataaatgtattacttaTCCATTGTGATGTTGTTACCAAAAATGACTGAAATGTATTGGTCTATTCTGCATCACAAGACCATTTCTGTACTATAGGAGTATTTGGTAAGAGTATTAGTGAGTGACTGAGGAGATATCCTTTAAACCCCAGGATTAAGGTATTCTCCCATTATGTGTTCATATTTCCTGGACATAAGTGAGTAGTGTAATTAATACACAGTGGAATTACAGTGTTTTGCACTAAATAGTTATGAAATCCATTATTATTATAACTGACTACATCCTAGTATTTTCTGTAGCACTTTGACAACATTTACTACTAAAATTTGTATAGGATTGGGGACATTTGTGTATCCTATAAAAAGCTTGTGAAATAgtgagaaatgttttattttaaatgttttcacaAATCATGAGATAATTCTGTAATATAGTTTCTAGCAAGACCCATTATCCATtcttctatctatccatccatctatccatctgaTTGTATGTTTTGGTTTGTTTTTAATTCTGAGGTTGGCTTTGTGATGTGCAAGTGTGATCTGGGATTATAATAATAGTATGGTGAGAGTTTTTGATAGCATAAAGCCATGTCCATGTAGCTTTGTAAATAGAACCTTTACAGCAGTGAAGTACGGGTATAAATGTGTCTATGCATCAATGCTTCACCACTGTATGCTCATTAAGGGTAAACACCCTGCAATTATAAGACATTtctcttgtgttgctatagaataacatatcggtcaagccttaacatttttaaaactttttaacatcctttataaaacaattatttatcaatagccaaactccacccaccatttgccttttttttggaggaggagccaatctgggctttagttatgGGCTCAACAAactcaggagccagggagccactggctcctagaattttacccttgGCTCCCAACTTTTTGAGTTATTTTACTATCCCAAAGCATTTAATATCCCTGAAAGAATGATTTACTATTGAAAGGTTGCAAGAGGAACATTGTAATCTAAAAAAAAGTGCAAATCAGTTCTGTAGATGTTCCAGATTTTATGTTACAAATCCTTAATGTctgcagatgaaaaaaaaaaaagtgtaaaataaagaGGGGTAGTTAAACCCCACCCTAGGTTTAATTTGGACAAAAATGCTTTAAAGAGGTTAAATGCACATCACGCATACAGTGTCACATCAATCATACATTTTACTGACAAATTTCTATTTGCTTCAGGCTCCAGTCTTTgtcagcattttttttaatatataatttttattacaatGAATTTATAGCTTACATTGGTAATGGTTAATAAAACTGTAATAACAATTTGTGTAAAACAAGGCTATAGTTTTGGATTGAAGTATGGTAGAAGGGAATCCACTTTCTGATCTCGGTGTCggcatttttatttgtaatggcACATTGGGAATTCCAGGAACATTCACATTTCATATAATGAAATcaaccttttatttatttacttttcttcGCAATTTTCTTCCTTAATAAGTAATGATGCCAGCCCATTGGGGGCAGTGAGGGAAGAGCCCCTCAAAATACccctaaatatattattattattttttattaacatgcttttcttttttctttttttttttacaaaatctagGTACTGTCCCTGGAAATCGGGGACTGTTAGCAACTATTTATTTGTTGTCTTACTTGCTGTATTTCTCTGTATATTCTATACTTACAATGTGGTTTTTATGCAGGGGAGAGTGAAATATTCCTGTTTAAATGGCTGTCTTTAAACATAAgctgctaattattattattattattatctcttaTCTAGAGTCTAATAAAATGTACATAAATTACTGAATACATGTCTGGTTCTTGTTTTGAAAtaataatgggaaaaaaaaacttattaagGTTATGTAAATAGAAGAATATTTTacctaattcaatttttttttttatttttaaaactgttcccgcgttgttgttgttgttgttgttgttgttgttttttggcctctgtaaaaacaaatattatgaatttcCAAGAGCTACAAGCTACTAAACACATCATCATCATGTACagtatttgttgtttttaaatttcatGTTTGTAATTTTGTCAGATTGAAGTAACAGAATGATGTGAGACTATAATTCAGATAATATGATGCCCACAGGCTGCACGTGTAGTAATTgatttaaacatatgttaaagcagCTCTATGATCTCTCATACAGCCATACTGTTGTCTTATCCTGACCTGGACTCAGAAAACAGAGGATCAAATACGGTGTTTGCGGTTATGTTATAGTATACAGtgttttcttcctagtttgtgctcacTGCACGACTGTAAGTGCTATTTTTACGGCAATCACTTCTAGGATATTTTGACTCACATCCTTTGCATGTATCCGCTTTTACAACTTTTATGTTTATGATCATTTATCAAGCTGGTAGTAAACCacaggagtcttaaagggacattcaacactgcacacaacattaatctatgttgaaaaactataaataaagatcaagctgcaacgtgccccctttctcttacttcctgccttcactgttgaattgtctacgataacttcaaaattggtgtcctaatatggctgcttaactccccccaccgtgacgtatagagcttcttcttcaaactagatgccagtgatatcccatctctcctacttcaatgcaaagcgcttcacggccgttagcgcatgcgcgatacactaggaacactaaaagcggaaccataataagctaatttgtttccgttccgcttatattaagcatagtactctatttcgttctattaggtaaaacccgatccgatatgcagcgtcgcccgcaaatgccggcgacgctgacttttacgctggtttggtatcctatatacggcttaacctagaagttacgcccgtatatttctgccgtcgcccgtagttttttgggccataggcaggtataccaaacccgcgcagtttggtatccaatatacagcataaggacttacgtggcgaaaatggagaaatcttactccattttcacctcgccacaaaaagcagccgtagtaagccttacgctgtctattggagccccgtaactccctaaactacctgccaaataaacctaacacctaacgcatgtgcaatgtctatctacctgtcaaccgcgatctgctaaataaaacctaacacctgtcaaccgcgatcctccgccgcaatccctaataaaatatttaaccactaaaccgccgccccttactttaactaccccctaatgtgatccccctacaccgtcgccaactatattaaactaccccctaaagtgagccccttacaccgccaccatctaccttacctaccccctaaagtgagctcctaccccgtcgccatctattttaacattattgacccctaatttaatccccttaccccgccgccacctatattaaattatttaacccctaaaatactaaactatccctacccctaaacctaagtctaaccctacaaatagccctgaaaatggctttttgcgtggcattaccccaaagtaaactgtgtagggggatttagattgtaggcaaaagagcagtttactttgtgacaaagccccgccaaaagcccttttaagggctggtaaaagagcagttttctttggggcatgccccgcaaaaagcccttttaagggctggcaaaagagcagtttactttggggtaatgccacgcaaaaagcccttttcagggctatttgtagggttagacttaggtttaggggtagggatagtttagtattttaggggttaaataatttaatataggtggcggcggggtagggggattaaattaggggttaataattttaaaatagatggcggcggggtaggagctcactttagggggtaggtaaggtagatggcggcggtgtaaggggctcactttagggggtagtttaatatagttggcgacggtgtagggggatcacattagaaggtagttaatgtagggggcggcggtttaggggttaaatattttattagggattgcggcggaggatcgcggttgacaggtagatagacattgcgcatgcgttaggtgttaggttttatttagcagatcgcggttgacaggtagatagacattgcgcatgtgttaggtgttaggtttatttgacaggtagtttagggagttacggggctccaatagacagcgtaaggcttactacggctgctttttgtggcgaggtgaaaatggagtaagatttctctattttcgccacgtaagtccttacgctgtatattggataccaaactgcgcgggtttggtatacctgcctatggcccaaaaaactacgggcgacggcagaaatatacgggcgtaacttctaggttacgccgtatataggataccaaaccagcgcaaaattcagcgtcaccggcatttgcaggcgacgctgcatatcggatcgggttttacctaatagaacgaaatagagtactatgcgtaatataagcggaacggaaacaactttgcttattatggttccgcttttactgttcctagtgtatcgcgcatgcgctaacggccgtgaacgcgcttggatttcagtccgatgaatgggctatcattggctgctggtttgaaaaagaagctgaatacgtcacagtggggggagttaggaagccatgttaggacaccaattttgaagttatcgtagacgattcaacagtgaaggcggtaagtaagagaaagggggcacgttgcagcttgatctttatttatagtttttcaacatagattaatgttgtgggcagtgttgaatgtccctttaacaatgtatttttaatttaactttttatttactccagttttaaaaataatataagacGGGCTTCCTGCAAGTTcctaaaaaaaatagattatatctGAGTATTTCAAATTTATAGATCAACTGAAGTTTTTTTTACACATCATGGTGTAAATTACGTTATTGCTTCTTAATTGATTGttgaacttttttttacttttattacacttttttactttttatttcattctttttttaaaatattaaatattttgtttaattctTTATTATCTTGTCTCCATGTGTGTAAAACTATCAGCCAAGGAGTAAATGTACAAGACTGCAAACCGTTGAGGCagactctatggggcatatttaacaatgatatgatgtccgctgcacatcgataaatgtcaacagcatacgctttcagcatttatcattgcaccagcagctcttgtgacctgctggtgcaatgctgccccctgcagattcacaaccaatcggccgctagcagggggtgtcaatcaacacgatcgtatttgatcgagttgatttctgtccgccgcctcagagcaggcggacaagttagggagcagcggtctttgattacatatacatttatttctacACTCCACTCTGCTCTGGACATTCCCTTTGCCAAGGGAGTATTATACAAATATTAGAAGTTCTTTCTTTCAAATAGAGAATTGACAAGTTAGAATAGGCTGTCAGGACATAAGACAtctttgtaattacaatattttcatgcagtcttgcaataaagtaACATGCTAGGTTTTTGTCAATTGCAGTGGCAGTTCTATAGGGGGTGCTTTTAACactttgtttgctgcaaatgtttttcattaGCCAAATTAcacctaccacttgccttatttccAGGAGCCAATCCGGAGTTGTTACTAAAGTAGGCAAAGCTAGCCACTGTCCTTATGTTAGCAAAagttccattgttttgcagttacttATCTGATTAGATCCACTGAGGctaattatggacagatatgtgctatgcttgtgaagtctgcagtatgCATTAGAACATTTTTCTATTGCACTATTGCTGGCATATAGCAAAGGGggttaagcagcaatgcactgatgaTCGTGACATAGACATGactagtgagccaatcaggagcggcATACGTGTGTAGCCTCCAAATGTTATCCTTGTTTTACTTTGTAGTGGAAGTGCATTGCCACTCGTAGCtgatttataaatatgttttcccCCTTTGGGGGATTAAGCTTAGTTATAGAGCTATGAGAAAATGCTATAACTCAGTAACGTATTTTCTTATTACCCCCCAACTCCTTTGGAGTGTGTTTAGCTGTTCTTTTTTGTTGTGGTTATTCCAAGACCTGAACTGATCTAAGCAATCACTTTTGTAGCATGTAGCAAGGTCACATAAACTGCAGAAAACTCAATTATTGTTAACAGATTTCATTTTGCAGTGTTTTTACAgttttctaatttttaaaaaaattattctatgTATATCTTGATAAAAAATCTACCTTTTACTTTAAAAGAAATGATGATCTGTCTCCTCAGCCCCGTGGCTGGCAAAAGTAATATGTATTTGTTAATACCGAATCTAATAAAGGGTCTCTCTTTATTTTTTATGGTTGTACATTTGTAAGTTATGACTCTCATACTGTTATAATCATACATATTATTATGTAATTCagtaactaatttgctttgtttttttgtctttcctAGACGTTAAGAAGCCTCCAGTGGCCCCAAAACCAAAACATGTGCTGGCTCAGAAGCCGAGCCCTCCACCAGTTGCACCCAAACCAGATTTAGTCCTgtcaagtgcatcacagtcctccaGGAAGTCTAAACCAACAATTGCACCAAAACCCAAGGTCCTTAAAGGCTCCTCTGTCTCTGAAGATAGACCACAATCAGCTATAAAATCAGTAAATATTAGCAAAGAACTTCATAAAGGCAACAGCTCTGAAAACGTGAGATGGAAAAAGGACACAATTGAAAGCTCTACCTACATTATTCCATCTGGTTCTTGTAATTGTGACTGTGGCAATAAAATTGGAAATGGGGAGTGTTTACAAAAAAATCACATCGTGATAGAAAGGTTAGAGAATTTAGAAAACAGAAAAAATTGGGGTCAGCCATTGTCGTGTACAAGGCCAAACAAGAAACCTTGCAGCCAACAAGTAAAGGGGGGTAAAGCACaacaaacaattttaaaagccAACTCTCCTGTAGATAAGGACAAAGATGTTCTAAACAAGAGTGTTTTCACAAATGGACATGCCTACAAATATGAGAATTCAGAAAGGGATTTTAGGAAGGTTACTCATACTTCTGTCAACTGCAAAACTGGGCACAAAACTTCAGAGACATCTTTTTCCATCTGTGAGGAACTTACACATAATGTGGAAAATCATAATAAATCAGAGGTTGAGGAGTCACGTTCTCTTCTTCTTAAAAGCAGTTCAGAACTCCATTCAGATTCTGAAATTATGGGACGTGAGAAGCATCTTAATGGCAATTCAGTAACTGGTAAGTGGTCAACTAGGGAAGACGGTAACATTCTGTGTCCCCCACAACGAGCACCACCTCCACTTAAGGTTCTCCCTGTACCAAAACCTAGGAAGTTACGAACACCATGTCTAGTGCGCCAAGACTGTATTGAAAGCCCCACGGAAGGTAATGAAAATCCTGCTTCCTTAGTTGCTTATTCACAAAATTTTAGTGAACATGAATTAAATGGAATTGACAACTGCAATAAACAAGTGGAACCTTCTGATAaatgcaatgcaattttaaaccaaaTTGTTGCTATAAGAACTGTAGATGAGGTCAGTATAGTGGAAAAGGAGGATATTTCTGTCAATTCAGACACTGTTCGATCAACAGCAGATAATCAAGAGGAGAATAATCCAAGTACTCCTGATTTTATGGAAAAAAGCTGCTTTGTAAGATTTAGTTCACTGTCCATGAGTTTGCCTAAGCAGCTGAAATTAATTTGTGAACAGAATTCCCATTCAAATAAAAGTCTTAGAACTACTACTGAGACAAAAAATACTAACATCACAAAAAATGTAAATTCACCAAGGGTTCCTCCAAAGAAGCCACAAAGACACAGTTTGCCTGCAGCTGGCCTGCTTAAAAAATCTGCTTCAGAAGAGCAGATTGATAAACTTCATGACTTTAATAATAGTTCAGCTTCAAGAGGTGTTGCAGGTGCGGAAGAAAACCGTCACCCTTTCGCTAATGAACAAAGTCTATCATCTTTATTTAATACTCCAAAGCAGCCTCCAGAAAAACCAGTTTGGAAGCTGCCACATCCCATTTTACCACTTGTAGGCAACCAAGAGTCCTTGAAGTCTTCTTTAAACAATGAAGCTGTTAGCCCAATTACCAAACCGAGAGCTAAATCATTGTCTTCTGTGGATATGGATAGAATAGACAAGCCCTTTAAAGAGAGCCCTAAAAAGAGCTCATTACGAACATTTTTAACTATGAAGTTATCCGTGTGTATAATAAAAAGTGACTTTCAGAAGTTTTTGTCCAGAGGTTGCAAATCCTCAGAAAGTGCTTCCAGTGATATTTCTTGCTCAGGAAGCAGTCCGATGCCGGTACCGTGTAGAAATAAACCAGCAAAGGCACGTTCTGCAGATTCTTACAGTCCTTCAACCCCAAAGAGAAAGCTGAAACACAAGAGTGAGTTCAGCATTGCAAGTAAACCTACAACATCATCTCTTGATGAGGAATTGTTTTTATCACAGAAGGAACTATTGCCATCTGCAGTAGATTTTACAGACCTTGATCCTCCAGAATATGAAAACATATGTCACTATGAAGAAATTCCAGAATATGAAAACTTGCCATATACCCTGGTTTCCGACAAAAACGATGAATCGGCAATTTATGAGGTGGAAGACCCAGATGAATCATTTAGTAATTTTGCAGTGTCCAGACATGAATACCACTGGTAAGTGCTTTAACCAATTCTTAAATAGGTGGTAGTAAGGGGATACTAAGTACAGGCAATCAGTGAAATATGCCTTGAAACATGGGGTTTGCAGCTATATTTTACTCCGTATGTACTGCATTCTCAGTATTAACTGTGTATAGTGAGAATTT is part of the Bombina bombina isolate aBomBom1 chromosome 6, aBomBom1.pri, whole genome shotgun sequence genome and harbors:
- the FGD6 gene encoding FYVE, RhoGEF and PH domain-containing protein 6 produces the protein MSAADVKKPPVAPKPKHVLAQKPSPPPVAPKPDLVLSSASQSSRKSKPTIAPKPKVLKGSSVSEDRPQSAIKSVNISKELHKGNSSENVRWKKDTIESSTYIIPSGSCNCDCGNKIGNGECLQKNHIVIERLENLENRKNWGQPLSCTRPNKKPCSQQVKGGKAQQTILKANSPVDKDKDVLNKSVFTNGHAYKYENSERDFRKVTHTSVNCKTGHKTSETSFSICEELTHNVENHNKSEVEESRSLLLKSSSELHSDSEIMGREKHLNGNSVTGKWSTREDGNILCPPQRAPPPLKVLPVPKPRKLRTPCLVRQDCIESPTEGNENPASLVAYSQNFSEHELNGIDNCNKQVEPSDKCNAILNQIVAIRTVDEVSIVEKEDISVNSDTVRSTADNQEENNPSTPDFMEKSCFVRFSSLSMSLPKQLKLICEQNSHSNKSLRTTTETKNTNITKNVNSPRVPPKKPQRHSLPAAGLLKKSASEEQIDKLHDFNNSSASRGVAGAEENRHPFANEQSLSSLFNTPKQPPEKPVWKLPHPILPLVGNQESLKSSLNNEAVSPITKPRAKSLSSVDMDRIDKPFKESPKKSSLRTFLTMKLSVCIIKSDFQKFLSRGCKSSESASSDISCSGSSPMPVPCRNKPAKARSADSYSPSTPKRKLKHKSEFSIASKPTTSSLDEELFLSQKELLPSAVDFTDLDPPEYENICHYEEIPEYENLPYTLVSDKNDESAIYEVEDPDESFSNFAVSRHEYHCETSQDEADDVLGIVHSDDEEIINSSDEDEFSSDSSKADLDHLDYKKNKGSGQKTKLYHIAKEIMSSEKAFVDALKLLHIDFRYAVAQTSKQLGKPVVEDKVLNQILYYLPQLYELNCDVLRELEERMSPWNENQKIADIFVKKGPYLKMYSTYIREFDRNVALLDEQCKKNPSFAGVVKDFEMSPRCANLALKHYLLKPVQRIPQYRLLLTDYLKNLTDGSSDYSDTQAALSVVIEVANHANDIMKQGDNFQKLMQIQYSLNGHHEIVQPGRVFLKEGTLMKLSRKVMQPRMFFLFNDTLLYTTPVQSGMYKLNNMLSLAGMKVNKPTQEAYQNELNIESVERSFILSASSATERDDWLEAISRAIEDYSKKKITFNPARSLEEVDTDNEKGDSPLGTKAPIWIPDVRVTMCMICTSEFTLTWRRHHCRACGKIICQACSTNKHSLEYLKNHLARVCDHCFQELQKQDNHYTPKTGSPANHKSPSSALSSVLHSIPSGRKQKKIPAALKVSASTEDSSMSGYLQRAKGNKKQWKQLWFVIKNKVLYTYAASEDIAALESQPLLGFTVKEVNDDSVESNVIHLLHKNTLFYIFKADDAHTTQRWIEAFQEATIL